From Corynebacterium aquatimens:
CCGCGGCGATGTTCTCATCCGTCGCGGTCATGGACAGGCGGGCGTGGTCGTTGCTGGACGGGCCGTAGAAGTGGCCCGGCGCCGCCAGGATTCCGCGTTCAGCGAACCAGTCAATCAGTTCATCGGCGCTGAAAGCCTTGCCATCGTCTGTGCGTGATACCCAAAGGTAAAGGCCAGCCTCAGAGTGGTCGATGGTGAAACCAGCTTCGATCAGTGCCCGCATGAGCACCGCGCGGCGCTTGCCGTACACGGCCCGCTGCAGATCCTCATGCGTGTCGTCGTTAAGCGCTGCAGTCATGGCGTGCTGGATGGGACCAGGAACCATGAGGCCGGAGTGCTTGCGCACCTCCGTAAGTTCGGTAATGAGGGCGGTATCGCCCGCGAGGAAGCCGGCGCGGTAGGACGCCAGGTTCGAGGTCTTCGACAAGGAATGAATCGCTAGCAGGTTGGTGAAATCCCCACCGCAGACGTCCGGGTGAAGGATCGAGATCGGCTTCATCTCATCGTCCCAGCCAAGCCCCAAGTAGCATTCGTCGGACGCAATGATTGCGCCAGTTTCGCGCGAGTACTCGACCCAGGCACGCAGCTGACTCGCAGTAC
This genomic window contains:
- the dapC gene encoding succinyldiaminopimelate transaminase translates to MPRTSLASILPDFPWDTLTSVRAKAAKHPDGVIDLTVGSPIDPVDPGIQLALSEAATLSGYPQTVGTPALREAIAAAMERRHGVPGITASVKDSQLLPVIGTKEAIAWLPTVLGLRGETIIIPEVAYPTYEVSALLAGCTPVRNDDPAAPGEPAALVYLNSPSNPTGRVRTASQLRAWVEYSRETGAIIASDECYLGLGWDDEMKPISILHPDVCGGDFTNLLAIHSLSKTSNLASYRAGFLAGDTALITELTEVRKHSGLMVPGPIQHAMTAALNDDTHEDLQRAVYGKRRAVLMRALIEAGFTIDHSEAGLYLWVSRTDDGKAFSADELIDWFAERGILAAPGHFYGPSSNDHARLSMTATDENIAAAAARLAK